The following coding sequences lie in one Arachis hypogaea cultivar Tifrunner chromosome 9, arahy.Tifrunner.gnm2.J5K5, whole genome shotgun sequence genomic window:
- the LOC112710687 gene encoding probable receptor-like protein kinase At5g18500, whose protein sequence is MGSDLKVELSKKTPIFGIKVWEVIGIAVGLFIIVILCVLSFCLSSRKKSKKDRDNKVPVSQIPTVSKEIKEVRVEQVPANGFVPRDGILLTIHDKSSDRESDKVMVHLGVGKMKHGDSGSHSDSFHHLEKDGYGSQSGEEGSSGTFKAAYNPSSSYPITAPSPLSGLPEFSHLGWGHWFTLRDLELATNQFSKENVLGEGGYGVVYRGQLINGTSVAVKRILNNIGQAEKEFRVEVEAIGHVRHKNLVRLLGYCIEGTHRILVYEYVNNGNLEQWLHGAMRHHGYLTWEARIKILLGTAKALAYLHEAIEPKVVHRDIKSSNILIDDDFNAKVSDFGLAKLLGAGKSHVTTRVMGTFGYVAPEYANTGLLNEKSDVYSFGVVLLEAITGRDPVDYGRPPQEVNLVDWLKMMVGNRRSEEVVDPNIEVKPSTRALKRALLTALRCVDPDHVKRPKMGQVVRMLESEEYPLPREDRRQRRNCGNNWEIESQKDHSDTDRSEIQGSVSESGG, encoded by the exons ATGGGTTCTGATCTGAAAGTTGAATTGTCCAAGAAAACTCCAATTTTTGGTATTAAGGTTTGGGAAGTAATTGGAATTGCGGTTGGATTATTCATTATAGTGATCCTTTGTGTGCTCTCATTTTGCCTTAGTTCAAGGAAGAAGTCTAAAAAGGATAGAGATAACAAGGTTCCTGTTAGTCAAATACCTACAGTGTCGAAGGAAATCAAGGAGGTGAGGGTTGAGCAAGTGCCGGCGAATGGATTTGTCCCGCGAGATGGAATACTCCTCACAATTCATGATAAGTCCAGTGACAGAGAATCAGACAAAGTTATGGTTCACTTGGGTGTGGGGAAAATGAAGCATGGGGATAGTGGCAGCCACTCAGATTCATTTCATCACTTGGAGAAAGATGGATatggatcacagtcaggggaagAAGGTAGCTCCGGCACGTTTAAAGCAGCATACAATCCGTCTTCTTCGTATCCTATAACAGCCCCTTCGCCTCTGTCTGGCCTTCCAGAATTCTCTCACTTGGGTTGGGGTCACTGGTTTACATTGAGGGATCTTGAACTTGCCACAAACCAGTTTTCGAAGGAGAATGTCCTTGGTGAAGGTGGCTATGGAGTTGTTTATAGGGGACAGTTGATAAATGGGACTTCAGTGGCAGTTAAGAGGATACTCAATAACAT TGGTCAAGCAGAGAAAGAATTTAGGGTCGAAGTTGAAGCTATTGGCCATGTTCGACATAAAAATTTAGTTCGTCTTTTGGGGTATTGCATTGAGGGGACTCACAG GATATTAGTGTACGAGTATGTTAACAATGGAAACTTAGAGCAATGGCTTCATGGAGCAATGCGTCATCATGGATATCTAACCTGGGAAGCGCGTATCAAGATTCTTCTGGGAACGGCTAAAGC GCTTGCTTATTTGCATGAAGCAATTGAACCAAAGGTTGTACACCGAGATATCAAGTCGAGCAACATATTAATTGATGACGACTTCAATGCCAAGGTTTCTGATTTTGGCCTGGCCAAGTTACTGGGTGCTGGGAAGAGTCATGTTACAACAAGAGTTATGGGAACCTTTGG ATATGTGGCTCCTGAATATGCAAATACTGGCCTTTTAAATGAGAAGAGTGATGTTTATAGTTTTGGTGTTGTGCTGCTCGAAGCAATTACTGGAAGAGATCCAGTCGACTATGGCCGTCCACCACAGGAA GTTAATCTGGTTGACTGGTTGAAAATGATGGTTGGAAACAGACGATCGGAAGAAGTAGTAGACCCGAACATTGAGGTGAAGCCATCAACCAGAGCTTTGAAACGGGCTCTCTTAACAGCTTTAAGATGTGTTGATCCAGATCATGTCAAAAGACCCAAGATGGGCCAAGTCGTACGAATGCTCGAGTCAGAGGAATACCCTTTACCCAGAGAG GATAGAAGGCAGCGAAGAAATTGTGGAAATAACTGGGAAATCGAATCCCAGAAGGATCATTCGGACACAGACAGGAGCGAGATTCAGGGTTCTGTATCAGAGAGTGGAGGGTAA